One window from the genome of Haloprofundus halobius encodes:
- a CDS encoding DUF7504 family protein, with translation MKERGCNLLVTGAVSEPVTARATQRLLGSPVEERKRLVTLTDTPTRDVDSRLPIGVSADDTGVRVVERRRIERSAAEAAGRESASDTGLRCLEGEISRAVASLDGGHGFSPGELRLSLDSIGPLVEVYTVSRVREFLRRVCDTVEDSNGMGHYHLPLSDDSRRVREFEGVFDARIELRQREPFGPEQRWHVPGYGTTGWIQI, from the coding sequence TTGAAAGAGCGAGGCTGCAACCTGCTCGTCACCGGTGCGGTGTCCGAACCGGTGACGGCGCGAGCGACCCAACGGCTGCTCGGCTCACCGGTCGAAGAGCGAAAACGACTGGTCACGCTCACCGACACGCCGACGAGAGATGTCGACTCCCGACTTCCGATCGGCGTCTCCGCCGACGACACGGGCGTCAGAGTCGTCGAGCGACGACGCATCGAGCGGTCTGCCGCCGAGGCCGCCGGCCGAGAGAGCGCCTCCGACACCGGACTCAGGTGTCTCGAAGGCGAGATTTCGCGCGCTGTCGCCTCGCTCGACGGCGGTCACGGGTTCAGTCCGGGCGAGCTCCGTCTCTCACTCGATTCCATCGGTCCCCTGGTGGAGGTGTACACCGTGTCTCGGGTCCGCGAGTTCCTCAGACGCGTCTGCGACACCGTCGAAGATAGCAACGGGATGGGCCACTATCACCTGCCGCTCTCGGACGATAGCCGACGGGTTCGCGAGTTCGAGGGCGTGTTCGACGCCCGCATCGAGCTTCGACAGCGCGAGCCGTTCGGGCCGGAACAGCGGTGGCACGTGCCGGGCTACGGCACCACGGGGTGGATACAGATATGA
- a CDS encoding caspase family protein: MTTLYHEELANREGIRLVDSIENAQFELYTPEPVTATEASSSAFYFPVDFAVELRTSSLKLPKLTGAIVRTQDGRTVTQSMNRQGVSLDDDAYDIEVTTAPMKLFVVVDAAASIRYGERSTTFEFDGPTRVHVGARSFHEQPAGTVVTPDDPEAAMRAVSLLGSALKTTTPERSFPTLRGHPPLVERGETFDAPDHLQPPETGVTLVLPPERSAVYASAPLAYYLGATVVPGAEARLELAGRTFPFADGGDVERGLGRTLRQVFFLDCLTRTEGYYPVDLHERHAVEAAFDAEFAALYDLPLDEQLAEYLAIPYGDIEPHLPAWNLTTDVRPTAENVEMLPFVANDLSLVRCPDRLSLTPPDPEPKAVTDFFRRTAPASATAETFVRGASDTGETAETEEIVHPRPAETVEHAWVGEGFPLGASKATAASYRRRLERDVADRTSIDITVVCNDEQMREEGVVAELYGLRDLLQFEIDIRYDLACEELADLFSRPTNFLHYVGHVDHRGMQCTHGFLDATELDDVAVESFLLNACSSYKQGEALVERGSYGGVVTLADVANTTATKLGRTLARLLNCGFTLRSALTIAQREVFTGNRYIVLGDGGLSLCQNESGVPGVLEIEPREEGIFEIELEYYPVKSYDLGSLVKPLLDVVDRHHLATGTVGKFEIGAKELKEFLELERAPVKMDGSLHWSDELSAEFSSRPGL, encoded by the coding sequence GTGACCACGCTGTACCACGAGGAGTTGGCGAACCGCGAGGGCATCCGTCTCGTCGACAGCATCGAGAACGCACAGTTCGAGTTGTACACCCCCGAACCGGTCACGGCCACGGAGGCGAGTTCGTCGGCGTTCTACTTTCCGGTCGATTTCGCGGTCGAACTGCGCACGTCGTCGCTGAAACTGCCGAAACTGACCGGCGCTATCGTCCGGACGCAGGACGGCCGAACGGTCACGCAGTCGATGAACCGCCAAGGCGTCTCCCTCGACGACGACGCGTACGACATCGAGGTGACGACGGCACCGATGAAACTGTTCGTCGTCGTCGACGCCGCCGCCTCGATACGCTACGGCGAGCGGAGCACGACGTTCGAGTTCGACGGGCCGACGCGCGTCCACGTCGGCGCGCGGTCGTTCCACGAGCAACCCGCGGGAACCGTCGTGACCCCCGACGACCCGGAGGCGGCGATGCGCGCCGTCTCGCTTCTCGGCTCGGCGCTGAAGACGACGACGCCCGAGCGGTCGTTCCCGACGCTCCGCGGGCACCCGCCGCTCGTCGAACGCGGCGAGACGTTCGACGCGCCCGACCACTTGCAACCGCCGGAGACGGGCGTGACGCTCGTGCTCCCGCCCGAACGCTCGGCGGTGTACGCCAGCGCGCCGCTGGCGTACTACCTCGGTGCGACGGTCGTTCCGGGCGCGGAGGCGCGCCTCGAACTCGCCGGACGGACGTTCCCGTTCGCCGACGGCGGCGACGTAGAGCGGGGGTTGGGCCGAACGCTTCGACAGGTGTTCTTCCTCGACTGCCTCACGCGCACCGAGGGGTACTATCCGGTCGACCTCCACGAGCGACACGCCGTCGAAGCGGCGTTCGACGCGGAGTTCGCGGCGCTGTACGACCTGCCGCTCGACGAGCAACTCGCCGAGTATCTCGCGATCCCGTACGGCGACATCGAACCGCACCTGCCGGCGTGGAACCTCACGACCGACGTTCGGCCGACCGCCGAGAACGTCGAGATGCTCCCGTTCGTCGCCAACGATCTCTCGCTGGTCCGCTGTCCGGACCGACTGTCGCTCACGCCGCCGGACCCCGAACCGAAGGCGGTGACGGATTTCTTCCGGCGAACCGCCCCGGCGTCCGCGACAGCCGAGACGTTCGTCCGCGGTGCGTCCGACACCGGAGAGACCGCGGAGACCGAGGAGATCGTTCACCCGCGACCCGCCGAGACCGTCGAACACGCGTGGGTCGGCGAGGGGTTCCCGCTGGGCGCGAGCAAGGCGACGGCGGCGTCGTATCGCCGCCGCCTCGAACGCGACGTCGCCGACCGGACGAGCATCGACATCACGGTCGTCTGCAACGACGAACAGATGCGCGAGGAGGGTGTCGTCGCCGAACTGTACGGACTCCGTGACCTGCTGCAGTTCGAGATAGACATCCGATACGACCTGGCCTGCGAGGAACTGGCCGACCTGTTCTCGCGGCCGACGAACTTCCTGCACTACGTCGGTCACGTCGACCACCGCGGCATGCAGTGTACCCACGGCTTCCTCGACGCGACGGAACTCGACGACGTGGCCGTCGAGTCGTTCCTGCTCAACGCCTGTAGTTCGTACAAGCAGGGCGAGGCGCTCGTCGAACGGGGAAGCTACGGCGGCGTCGTGACGCTTGCGGACGTGGCGAACACGACGGCGACGAAACTGGGGCGGACGCTCGCACGGCTGCTGAACTGCGGCTTTACGCTCCGGTCGGCGTTGACCATCGCACAGCGCGAAGTGTTTACCGGGAATCGGTACATCGTCCTCGGCGACGGCGGGTTGTCGCTGTGTCAGAACGAAAGCGGAGTTCCGGGTGTTTTAGAAATCGAGCCTAGGGAAGAGGGCATCTTCGAGATCGAACTGGAATACTATCCAGTAAAATCCTACGACCTCGGGAGCCTGGTCAAACCGCTCTTAGATGTTGTAGACAGACACCACCTGGCGACGGGAACGGTCGGGAAATTCGAGATAGGTGCGAAAGAACTGAAGGAGTTCCTCGAATTAGAAAGGGCACCTGTGAAAATGGACGGTTCGCTCCATTGGAGCGATGAGCTTAGCGCTGAGTTTTCGAGTCGTCCCGGTCTGTGA
- a CDS encoding DUF7503 family protein yields the protein MSEHPIASYLRDHPRMIGVLFTMTLLLSQAGAVAANNAFCTNGP from the coding sequence ATGAGCGAACACCCAATCGCAAGTTACCTGCGCGACCACCCACGAATGATCGGCGTCCTGTTCACGATGACGCTCCTGCTCTCGCAGGCGGGGGCCGTGGCGGCGAACAACGCGTTCTGCACCAACGGACCGTAA
- a CDS encoding helix-turn-helix domain-containing protein gives MGIVAEFSIPAESFAFSRAFDRLPDLVVEVDRLATHSREWVLPFLWMSTENGSAETVREAVDDDPTVEELTVVDEWESVALYNVHWSEAVQQLIDEIIDQHGIVLSATAHDRRWSLTLRFVNRSMLDDFQTYFDEHGQGFELERIHEMRGPKQREFGLTPPQRETLVAAFEMGYFTVPRETNITELADELGVSPNAVSQRLRRATASLVENALLVDRRIR, from the coding sequence ATGGGAATCGTCGCCGAGTTCTCGATACCGGCCGAGTCGTTCGCGTTCTCCCGGGCATTCGACCGCCTCCCCGACCTCGTCGTCGAGGTCGACCGCCTCGCGACACACAGCCGCGAGTGGGTGCTCCCGTTTCTCTGGATGTCCACCGAGAACGGGTCGGCGGAGACGGTCCGAGAGGCGGTCGACGACGACCCGACGGTGGAGGAACTCACCGTCGTCGACGAGTGGGAGTCGGTCGCGCTCTACAACGTCCACTGGAGCGAGGCGGTCCAACAGTTGATCGACGAGATTATCGACCAACACGGCATCGTCCTCTCGGCGACCGCGCACGACCGCCGGTGGTCGCTCACGCTGCGGTTCGTCAACCGGTCGATGCTCGACGACTTCCAGACGTACTTCGACGAACACGGCCAGGGGTTCGAGCTGGAACGCATCCACGAGATGCGAGGACCCAAACAGCGCGAGTTCGGCCTGACGCCGCCGCAGCGAGAGACGCTCGTCGCCGCCTTCGAGATGGGTTACTTCACCGTTCCGCGGGAGACGAACATCACCGAACTGGCCGACGAACTCGGCGTCTCGCCGAACGCCGTCTCCCAGCGGTTGCGACGCGCGACCGCGAGCCTCGTGGAGAACGCGCTCCTGGTCGATCGCAGGATACGGTGA
- a CDS encoding DUF7344 domain-containing protein: MNESTVADHSEKTGLDADGWNELFDVLVADCRRKAFLELADFGAPLSVDELAQRVFERRDWDANGGQTQGDESPTERIQRLRIELYHVHLPKLAAANLVTFDHETGRVSPGERTDIGVDFLDELL, encoded by the coding sequence ATGAACGAATCGACGGTGGCGGATCACTCCGAGAAGACCGGACTCGACGCGGACGGTTGGAACGAACTGTTCGACGTGCTCGTCGCCGACTGTCGCCGGAAGGCGTTCCTCGAACTCGCCGACTTCGGAGCGCCGTTGTCGGTCGACGAACTGGCACAGAGGGTCTTCGAGCGGCGTGACTGGGACGCCAACGGGGGCCAGACGCAGGGCGACGAGTCGCCGACCGAGCGCATCCAGCGGCTCCGAATCGAACTCTACCACGTTCACCTGCCGAAGTTGGCAGCCGCGAATCTCGTCACGTTCGACCACGAGACGGGACGAGTCTCGCCGGGCGAGCGAACGGACATCGGCGTCGACTTCCTCGACGAACTCCTGTAG
- a CDS encoding DUF7536 family protein has protein sequence MSDVPERPESGGLVEALSVPQHAKVGVASGLLLALCAYLFRVLELFGPFGGTQQFPVVGPEGWFLLLAFVLATTTAMLVTAALTVVSAYRLAREL, from the coding sequence GTGAGCGACGTTCCAGAACGACCGGAGTCGGGCGGCCTCGTGGAGGCGCTATCGGTCCCGCAGCACGCGAAAGTCGGCGTCGCGTCGGGCCTGCTCTTGGCGCTCTGCGCGTATCTCTTTCGGGTACTCGAACTGTTCGGTCCCTTCGGAGGGACCCAGCAGTTCCCGGTCGTCGGTCCCGAGGGATGGTTTCTGCTGCTGGCGTTCGTGCTCGCGACGACGACGGCGATGCTCGTCACGGCCGCGTTGACCGTCGTCTCGGCGTATCGGCTCGCGCGCGAACTCTGA
- a CDS encoding potassium channel family protein — MDPREVNYEPVSVKAVLSEMKDTAELLIDLSYSAVLHGSDPLAAEVLVLEEQMDILQLKARMSLLMSARNPEDAEALAPVLGVVGAAEKIADAAGDIAKIVLEDIGLPEAMRAALPEAVEVVVRAELAEGTPYDGRTLEEINMETETGVRVIAIRQAQPTGKTGWLTNPGPEATLQAGDVVILRGRSEGLDTVYETVTGDPYEAPDAPDPTIDDLGRAVDSIVLMKNMSELAVDLAYGAVLFDSEGVAEEVHELEAEVDALQSRFEAWVLRAAARVEDPISLRGLVHLATATEEISDAALEISEGVLRGLDTHPVVAAAVEESDEILVRLAVGEGSTLADATLAERMVKTETGMRVIAVRRPQTDEERDGGEWVVSPGPTTEIHAGDVIIAKGTRAGAERLSELAGDPREFE; from the coding sequence ATGGACCCCCGAGAGGTCAACTACGAACCCGTGAGCGTGAAAGCGGTGCTCTCGGAGATGAAAGACACCGCGGAACTGCTCATCGACCTCTCGTACTCCGCCGTGCTGCACGGCAGCGACCCGCTCGCCGCCGAGGTGTTGGTGCTCGAAGAGCAGATGGATATCCTGCAACTCAAAGCGCGCATGAGCCTCCTGATGTCGGCGCGAAATCCCGAGGACGCGGAGGCGCTCGCGCCCGTCCTCGGCGTCGTCGGCGCGGCGGAGAAAATCGCCGACGCCGCCGGCGACATCGCCAAAATCGTTCTCGAAGATATCGGTCTCCCCGAGGCGATGCGCGCGGCGCTTCCGGAGGCCGTCGAAGTGGTCGTTCGCGCCGAACTCGCCGAGGGGACGCCCTACGACGGGCGGACGCTCGAAGAGATAAACATGGAGACCGAAACCGGCGTGCGCGTCATCGCCATCCGACAGGCCCAACCGACCGGGAAGACGGGATGGTTGACGAACCCCGGTCCGGAGGCGACGCTACAGGCGGGCGACGTCGTCATCCTTAGAGGCCGCTCGGAGGGACTCGACACCGTCTACGAGACGGTGACGGGCGACCCGTACGAAGCGCCGGACGCGCCGGACCCGACGATCGACGACCTGGGGCGGGCCGTCGACTCCATCGTGCTGATGAAGAACATGAGCGAACTCGCCGTCGACCTCGCCTACGGCGCGGTGCTGTTCGACAGCGAGGGCGTCGCCGAGGAGGTCCACGAACTGGAGGCCGAAGTCGACGCGCTCCAGTCGCGCTTCGAGGCGTGGGTGCTCCGCGCCGCCGCCCGGGTCGAAGACCCCATCTCGCTTCGCGGCCTCGTGCATCTGGCCACCGCCACCGAGGAGATAAGCGACGCCGCCCTCGAAATCAGCGAGGGCGTTCTTCGAGGACTGGACACCCACCCCGTCGTCGCCGCCGCCGTCGAGGAGTCCGACGAGATACTCGTCCGCCTCGCCGTCGGCGAGGGGAGCACGCTCGCGGACGCGACGCTCGCCGAGCGGATGGTGAAGACGGAGACGGGGATGCGCGTCATCGCCGTCCGCCGCCCTCAGACCGACGAGGAGCGAGACGGCGGCGAGTGGGTCGTCTCGCCGGGGCCGACGACCGAAATCCACGCCGGAGACGTCATCATCGCGAAAGGGACCCGCGCGGGCGCAGAGCGTCTGAGCGAACTCGCGGGGGACCCACGGGAGTTCGAGTAG
- the citZ gene encoding citrate synthase, with the protein MADELKRGLEGVLVAESELSHIDGDEGRLIYRGYTIEDLAREASYEEVLYLLWHGELPTRGELDSFAESMAEERHLADGVYDEIRELADADEEPMAALRTIVSSFSAYDPDADVDDVTDEAVNARKGRRITAKVPTALAAFNRLRNGEEPVEPREDLGHAANFLYMLNDEEPDEVLAETFDMALVLHADHGLNASTFSAMVTASTLSELHSAITSAVGTLSGSLHGGANANVMKMLKEVDESDRDPTEWVKKALDEGRRVPGFGHRVYNVKDPRAKILGEKSEELGEAAGDTKWYEMSAAVEEYISEEKGLAPNVDFYSASTYYQMGIPIDIYTPIFALSRVGGWIAHVLEQYDDNRLIRPRARYVGDEDNEWVGIDER; encoded by the coding sequence ATGGCAGACGAGCTAAAGCGGGGGCTTGAAGGCGTCCTAGTCGCCGAATCCGAACTCAGTCATATCGACGGCGACGAGGGCCGTCTCATCTATCGCGGCTACACCATCGAGGACCTCGCGCGAGAGGCGAGCTACGAGGAAGTGCTCTATCTGCTGTGGCACGGGGAACTTCCGACGCGCGGGGAACTCGACTCGTTCGCCGAATCGATGGCCGAGGAGCGACACCTCGCGGACGGCGTCTACGACGAAATACGCGAACTCGCCGACGCCGACGAGGAACCGATGGCGGCGCTGCGCACCATCGTCTCGTCCTTTTCGGCGTACGACCCCGACGCCGACGTCGATGACGTCACCGACGAGGCGGTCAACGCCCGCAAGGGACGGCGCATTACGGCGAAAGTCCCGACGGCGCTGGCGGCGTTCAATCGCCTCCGAAACGGCGAGGAACCCGTCGAACCGCGCGAGGACCTCGGCCACGCGGCGAACTTCCTCTACATGCTCAACGACGAGGAACCCGACGAGGTGCTCGCGGAGACGTTCGACATGGCGCTCGTCCTCCACGCCGACCACGGCCTGAACGCCTCGACGTTCTCGGCGATGGTCACCGCCTCCACGCTCTCGGAACTGCACAGCGCCATCACGAGCGCTGTCGGCACGCTCTCGGGGAGCCTCCACGGCGGCGCGAACGCCAACGTGATGAAGATGTTGAAGGAGGTCGACGAGAGCGACCGCGACCCGACCGAGTGGGTGAAAAAGGCCCTCGACGAGGGTCGTCGCGTCCCCGGTTTCGGCCACCGCGTCTACAACGTGAAGGACCCGCGTGCGAAGATTCTCGGCGAGAAATCCGAGGAACTCGGCGAGGCCGCGGGCGACACGAAGTGGTACGAGATGAGCGCCGCCGTCGAGGAGTACATCTCCGAGGAGAAGGGTCTCGCGCCGAACGTCGACTTCTACTCGGCGTCGACGTACTACCAGATGGGAATCCCCATCGACATCTACACGCCCATCTTCGCGCTCTCGCGCGTCGGCGGCTGGATAGCGCACGTCCTCGAACAGTACGACGACAACCGTCTCATCCGGCCTCGCGCCCGCTACGTCGGCGACGAAGACAACGAGTGGGTCGGCATCGACGAGCGGTAG
- a CDS encoding PAS domain S-box protein: protein MNDRATVATELQFQTLLEHAEGVAVFVLDVDGRVVSWNAGAERMTGRKADDVVGQSLSGVYRPRTETETPAALCDAAKRDGRADSVGWCRRKGGERYGVELELRPIEIETGDRVVAVLRGAQVGDIDESDIDETDISETDGAASDTDWSDDANDDKTYVPTDTDISNGLFEVAEEALYRLDTDGQFVTVSEGVASITGYSQEELLGEHVSRLFDAETADRLHPLDGSAAAPGDAGAQTTAATLETVDGSLVRCEIRSRVIGSDRRVRGSVGVIESVSERVGDISTPEHRREVVQRLLDTAPVALAVRESRTGVTLGNARGRELFGLAAEDDSQAAEPSVRFFDAEGEPMAVDDRPIRRAERTLEPVYGEELSVERAGGSRRSFRVDAVPVTDEAGELRHVVAAAEDITERRRQTETLRRQRRQLRAELSEVFGRMTDAVFALDTEWRFTYVNETGEKLLRHTEEELLGESVWEAFPDALGTTFETEYREVMRRQESTTFVEYFPPLSTWFEVRAYPSETGVSVYFRDVTDERQREQKLEQYEAIVETVDDAVYVVDEESRFTAVNDEFVSLVGYSRSELLGSKSELLCDDDIGETIEQSTREQFDGDRPRAVVESLIRRRDGSVFPAATTVTPFPGDDGGFGRIGVVRDISEHRERERQLESLSKAAERLLDADSQREIATIAVDTAEVVLDGPFVSVALYDEDSGALRPQIESMGDERLADIERLLDPETELAWRAYADGERYVFEDVEPVDDGAAYFDVVAHPLGGHGVFLLGGSPTPEATSFVRILAANTESALDRGDRESRLVEQQAQLREQSQTLGRLNRVNGVTRQILRTLVDATSRPEIEQSVCEQLTTTGPYRFAWIGDHDIVDDTVTPRTSAGFENGYLSELRALTDRAHPSVRAVEAADPVVVDNLHHDPPFDPWRSEALKRGYQSLICLPLRYHGTSYGVLCVYADRPGVFDEMERSVLRELGNTTAYAINAAESKRSLVGDSDVELELTVEDDSISYLRASEELGCSLELDDLVTLEEGGLRAVFTAHGVDSESVVAYTKQTLDVRDLRLVDEGGADTVFECTVGVEHIFQTFVDHGVVPRRFDAADGVGRVTVIVSDQFDVRSFVETLRARYDRVELTARRERERESPTLGEVRTKLKAQLTDRQQEALETAFSNGFFESPRTSTEREIADRLNIAQSTLNGHLRAAQRKVLEYLYESD, encoded by the coding sequence ATGAACGACAGGGCCACTGTGGCGACGGAGCTACAGTTTCAGACGTTGCTCGAACACGCCGAAGGGGTCGCGGTGTTCGTTCTGGATGTCGACGGGCGGGTCGTGTCGTGGAACGCCGGGGCAGAACGAATGACGGGTCGAAAGGCGGACGACGTCGTCGGGCAGTCGTTGTCGGGCGTCTACCGGCCGCGAACGGAGACCGAGACGCCGGCGGCGCTCTGCGACGCCGCGAAACGAGACGGACGGGCCGATTCCGTGGGGTGGTGCCGTCGAAAAGGCGGAGAGCGATACGGCGTCGAGTTGGAGCTTCGTCCGATCGAAATCGAGACGGGAGACCGGGTCGTCGCCGTACTGCGCGGCGCGCAGGTCGGAGACATCGACGAGAGCGATATCGACGAAACCGATATCAGCGAGACTGACGGCGCCGCGAGCGACACCGACTGGAGCGACGACGCGAACGACGACAAGACGTACGTGCCGACGGACACCGACATCTCGAACGGGCTGTTCGAGGTGGCCGAGGAAGCGCTCTACCGACTCGACACCGACGGGCAGTTCGTCACGGTTTCGGAGGGCGTCGCCTCGATAACGGGGTACAGTCAAGAGGAACTGCTCGGCGAACACGTTTCGCGGCTGTTCGACGCCGAGACCGCCGACCGACTGCACCCGCTCGACGGGTCCGCGGCCGCCCCCGGCGACGCCGGGGCGCAGACGACGGCGGCGACGCTGGAGACGGTGGACGGCTCCCTCGTCCGCTGCGAGATTCGGAGTCGAGTGATCGGCTCGGACCGCCGAGTCCGAGGGAGCGTCGGCGTCATCGAGAGCGTCTCCGAGCGCGTCGGCGACATCTCGACACCGGAACACCGGCGCGAGGTGGTTCAGCGACTGCTCGACACCGCACCGGTCGCACTCGCGGTCAGGGAGAGTCGGACGGGCGTCACGCTCGGCAACGCGAGGGGTCGGGAGCTGTTCGGTCTCGCGGCCGAAGACGACTCGCAGGCGGCGGAACCGTCGGTTCGCTTCTTCGACGCCGAGGGAGAGCCGATGGCCGTCGACGACCGGCCGATACGTCGCGCCGAGCGAACGCTCGAACCCGTGTACGGCGAGGAACTCTCGGTCGAACGGGCGGGAGGCAGTCGCCGGTCGTTCCGCGTCGACGCCGTTCCCGTGACCGACGAGGCGGGCGAACTCAGACACGTCGTCGCCGCCGCTGAAGACATCACAGAGCGGAGGCGGCAGACGGAGACGCTTCGGCGACAGCGACGACAGCTCCGAGCGGAACTGAGCGAAGTGTTCGGTCGGATGACCGACGCGGTGTTCGCACTCGACACGGAGTGGCGCTTCACGTACGTCAACGAGACGGGCGAGAAACTGCTCCGCCACACGGAGGAGGAACTGCTCGGCGAGTCCGTCTGGGAGGCGTTTCCGGACGCGCTCGGTACGACGTTCGAGACGGAGTATCGGGAGGTGATGCGTCGACAGGAGTCGACGACGTTCGTCGAGTACTTCCCGCCGCTTTCGACGTGGTTCGAGGTTCGGGCGTACCCCTCGGAGACCGGCGTCTCCGTCTACTTCCGGGACGTCACCGACGAGCGTCAGCGCGAACAGAAACTCGAACAGTACGAAGCCATCGTCGAGACGGTGGACGACGCGGTGTACGTCGTCGACGAAGAGTCGCGGTTCACCGCCGTGAACGACGAGTTCGTCTCGTTAGTGGGGTACTCGCGTTCGGAACTGCTCGGGTCGAAGAGCGAACTGCTCTGCGACGACGACATCGGAGAGACTATCGAGCAGTCGACTCGCGAACAGTTCGACGGCGACCGACCGAGAGCCGTCGTCGAGAGTCTCATCCGGCGGCGCGACGGCAGCGTCTTCCCGGCCGCGACGACAGTTACCCCGTTCCCCGGCGACGACGGCGGGTTTGGGCGCATCGGCGTCGTCCGCGACATCAGCGAGCACAGAGAGCGCGAACGGCAACTCGAATCGCTCTCGAAAGCCGCCGAGCGGCTGCTCGACGCGGACTCCCAGCGGGAGATAGCGACCATCGCCGTCGACACCGCGGAGGTGGTCCTCGACGGCCCGTTCGTCTCTGTCGCGCTGTACGACGAGGACAGCGGCGCGCTTCGCCCGCAGATCGAATCGATGGGCGACGAACGGCTCGCCGACATCGAACGGCTGCTCGACCCGGAGACGGAGCTCGCCTGGCGAGCGTACGCCGACGGCGAGCGGTACGTCTTCGAGGACGTCGAGCCCGTCGACGACGGTGCCGCCTACTTCGACGTCGTCGCCCACCCGCTCGGTGGTCACGGCGTCTTCCTCCTCGGAGGGAGTCCGACCCCGGAGGCGACGAGTTTCGTCCGCATCCTCGCGGCGAACACCGAGTCGGCACTCGACCGGGGCGACCGGGAGTCGCGCCTCGTCGAACAGCAGGCGCAACTCCGCGAGCAGAGCCAGACGCTCGGTCGTCTCAACCGCGTCAACGGGGTCACGCGACAGATCCTCCGGACGCTCGTCGACGCCACCTCCCGCCCGGAGATAGAGCAATCGGTCTGCGAGCAGTTGACGACCACGGGGCCGTACCGGTTCGCGTGGATCGGCGACCACGACATCGTCGACGACACCGTCACGCCCCGGACGTCCGCCGGGTTCGAGAACGGTTACCTCTCGGAACTGCGAGCGCTCACAGACCGGGCGCACCCGTCAGTTCGGGCGGTCGAGGCTGCGGACCCCGTCGTCGTCGACAACCTCCACCACGACCCGCCGTTCGACCCGTGGCGCAGCGAGGCGCTGAAGCGCGGTTACCAGTCGCTCATCTGTCTCCCCTTACGCTACCACGGTACGTCGTACGGCGTGCTCTGCGTGTACGCCGACCGGCCGGGCGTGTTCGACGAGATGGAGCGGTCGGTGCTGCGCGAACTGGGCAACACGACGGCGTACGCCATCAACGCCGCCGAGAGCAAACGAAGCCTCGTCGGCGACTCCGACGTCGAACTCGAACTCACGGTCGAAGACGACTCCATCTCGTATCTCCGCGCGAGCGAGGAACTGGGCTGTTCGCTCGAACTCGACGACCTGGTCACGCTGGAGGAAGGCGGCCTCCGAGCCGTCTTCACCGCTCACGGGGTGGACTCGGAATCGGTCGTCGCGTACACGAAGCAGACGCTGGACGTCCGCGACCTCCGTCTCGTCGACGAGGGTGGCGCGGACACCGTCTTCGAGTGCACCGTCGGCGTCGAGCACATCTTCCAGACGTTCGTCGACCACGGCGTCGTCCCGCGACGGTTCGACGCCGCCGACGGCGTCGGACGCGTCACGGTCATCGTCTCCGACCAGTTCGACGTCAGGTCGTTCGTCGAGACGCTGCGGGCGCGGTACGACCGCGTCGAACTGACCGCCCGCCGGGAACGAGAGCGGGAGTCGCCGACGCTCGGCGAGGTGCGCACGAAGTTGAAAGCGCAACTCACCGACCGGCAGCAGGAGGCGCTGGAGACGGCGTTTTCGAACGGGTTCTTCGAGTCGCCGCGGACGAGCACCGAGCGCGAAATCGCCGACCGCCTCAACATCGCTCAGTCCACGCTCAACGGCCATCTCCGGGCCGCACAGCGGAAAGTGCTCGAATACCTCTACGAGTCCGACTGA
- a CDS encoding HalOD1 output domain-containing protein, with product MSDTVIKRVTATRPVSITAVEAVAECRGISPLELETPLVDVLDADALDDLYDGSHRRAGDDGLFVTIFAFCGCEVCVYDDGTVVATQIRHDADIRSSRESKAALRR from the coding sequence ATGTCTGACACAGTTATTAAACGGGTAACCGCGACTCGGCCCGTCTCTATCACGGCCGTCGAGGCCGTCGCCGAGTGTCGGGGAATCAGTCCGCTGGAACTCGAGACGCCACTCGTCGACGTTCTCGACGCGGACGCCCTCGACGACCTGTACGACGGGTCCCACCGCAGGGCCGGTGACGACGGCCTGTTCGTCACTATCTTCGCGTTCTGCGGCTGTGAGGTCTGCGTCTACGACGACGGGACGGTCGTCGCGACACAGATCCGGCACGACGCCGATATCAGGTCGAGCAGGGAGTCGAAAGCGGCCCTCCGACGCTGA